Proteins encoded by one window of Filimonas effusa:
- a CDS encoding RagB/SusD family nutrient uptake outer membrane protein yields MKRKLYTSIKILALPLLMTLHGCQKTSDFLEVVDHDGVDGRIWDGEGSVQYFLNETYQVIMPEFPFQNTANNIGITYASDENAYGSTQELTQKLFNAKGTLIADNFKYIGTKYQGTNIGDNRYFDISKCNMALDNLPNSKGLSQEKIKEFMGQFYALRAMVYLNLTKYYGGVPLITKTVNPQSVELVRRSKARDMFKQIIADLDAAASNLEGVTYKEPVGRINKEAVAALKSRALLLWASPQFNPINDGKHTYEPARWQEANEAARKAYEICKAGNYDLMSNYATVFQTEGVANREALIVRSYGTAINKKGNNVEARSRPASEGGSVEDCYKPSVRMVNAYTMKDGVPITAASSAYKYDETHFWINRDPRFNVTIGFNGCNWALSAKSTRRQWTYTGGGDDKSAMYVKRFTSPNLAVADVKYNDVGGSGMDWIELRFAEVVLNYAETANETGDLGTAKAMVRLIRKRAGIEQGNYDYGLALANDKDQMRDLILNERMVEFAFEGKRNDDLRRTRRMHLLTGALYYFKEGPKLATGKIWVGPAVKDSATVKDFLVKAMASDPTRANRDTIDINNPATVDRFFLPYEGTNLPSGVGGMSMPEYYYFFGFNNVFLQSSSLLEQTIGWEGGTFDPLD; encoded by the coding sequence ATGAAGCGTAAATTATATACTTCCATAAAAATACTGGCGCTGCCGCTGCTCATGACATTGCACGGCTGCCAAAAGACTTCCGACTTCCTCGAAGTGGTAGACCACGATGGCGTCGACGGCCGTATCTGGGATGGCGAAGGCTCTGTTCAATATTTTCTGAACGAAACCTACCAGGTCATCATGCCCGAATTCCCGTTCCAGAATACCGCTAACAATATCGGGATCACGTATGCCAGCGATGAAAATGCTTATGGGTCTACACAGGAGTTGACACAAAAGTTGTTTAACGCAAAAGGTACGCTCATCGCCGATAATTTTAAATATATCGGTACCAAATACCAGGGTACCAATATCGGCGATAACCGCTACTTCGATATTTCGAAATGTAATATGGCCCTTGATAACCTGCCCAATAGCAAAGGTCTTTCTCAGGAAAAGATCAAAGAGTTTATGGGACAGTTTTATGCATTGAGGGCCATGGTTTATCTCAACCTGACCAAGTATTACGGAGGTGTGCCACTGATCACTAAAACAGTTAACCCTCAGAGTGTCGAATTGGTAAGGCGCTCAAAAGCAAGGGATATGTTTAAGCAGATCATTGCAGACCTCGATGCGGCTGCATCAAATCTCGAAGGTGTAACCTACAAAGAGCCCGTTGGCAGAATAAACAAGGAAGCGGTAGCGGCGCTTAAATCAAGAGCATTGTTATTATGGGCCAGCCCCCAGTTTAATCCCATAAACGACGGCAAACATACTTATGAGCCGGCACGCTGGCAGGAAGCCAATGAGGCCGCCCGCAAAGCTTACGAGATCTGTAAAGCAGGCAACTATGATCTGATGTCTAACTATGCAACTGTTTTCCAGACCGAAGGCGTAGCGAATAGAGAAGCTTTGATCGTCAGGTCATACGGTACCGCCATCAATAAAAAAGGAAATAATGTAGAGGCCAGAAGCAGACCGGCGTCCGAAGGTGGATCTGTTGAAGACTGTTACAAACCAAGTGTTAGAATGGTAAACGCCTATACGATGAAAGACGGCGTGCCTATTACTGCCGCATCATCCGCATATAAATATGATGAAACCCATTTCTGGATAAACCGCGACCCGCGTTTTAATGTAACTATCGGTTTCAATGGCTGCAACTGGGCATTGAGTGCTAAAAGTACACGAAGACAATGGACGTATACCGGCGGTGGCGATGATAAATCTGCGATGTATGTCAAAAGATTTACTTCTCCGAACCTTGCTGTGGCAGATGTTAAATATAACGACGTCGGCGGTAGTGGTATGGATTGGATTGAACTGCGCTTCGCGGAAGTAGTGCTCAATTATGCCGAAACTGCTAATGAAACAGGCGATCTGGGAACAGCCAAAGCAATGGTTAGGCTTATCAGGAAAAGGGCAGGCATAGAGCAAGGTAATTACGATTATGGCCTCGCTCTCGCAAACGATAAAGACCAGATGCGCGACCTCATCCTCAATGAAAGAATGGTAGAGTTTGCTTTTGAAGGTAAGAGAAACGATGATCTCCGGAGAACAAGGCGTATGCATTTGCTTACAGGAGCCCTTTACTACTTCAAGGAAGGCCCGAAATTAGCCACCGGTAAAATCTGGGTAGGACCAGCTGTAAAAGATAGCGCTACCGTTAAAGATTTTCTGGTAAAAGCAATGGCGTCCGATCCTACAAGAGCCAACCGTGATACCATCGATATCAATAACCCCGCAACGGTAGACCGCTTCTTCCTGCCTTACGAAGGAACAAATCTCCCAAGTGGCGTCGGTGGTATGTCTATGCCGGAATACTATTACTTCTTTGGATTCAACAACGTATTCCTTCAATCCAGTTCATTGCTCGAACAAACTATCGGCTGGGAAGGTGGTACGTTTGATCCGTTGGACTAA
- a CDS encoding SusC/RagA family TonB-linked outer membrane protein, whose amino-acid sequence MKPILLAWAFGFFVAVPVVSYSQEKSESSSQSAAIKKTITGTIKDDKGVPLENAVIEAKGGGAKVMSQPGGLFKIDVPVNATTLIASHVGMANLEIKLEGKSAVDIVLQPSNTSLNDVIVVGYSQGTRKRDNPFATPTIKGSEIQDLPVPNVAAALRGRIVGLGVSATSGKPGSAISLNIRNSAVSTTAAGYGVTTEPLYVIDNIIVDKAVFDALDPTMIEDLTILKDAAAAMYGASGSKGVVLITTKRGKAGPTKFSYTGFAGVNDATKMPEMLSAYELALAVNQSNRYAYKQENEENIVFSDSSLNNYLKNLNYKSWIDEIWQPSLTQRHSLNMSGGSDRVTFAVGGGYQSQNGNYANIKADKYTLRSNLSAKLGKGFRTEINFNVDNNIRKSQNPKSPNDQDFLDQIYTMPRWVPYTINGNYVNPMIGKDKYDNIHPGGMASSGFYTNENGRSYGINAALIYQPESGWLQGLTVRFQASQTGSNATNATFTPGYQLMRYNMFNTVLYKEQIRDTVIANADANSKLERSQSQSSGYRFFVTVQYQKSIGDHKFSIMGTGEQAASKGSGMSQDWRKQNIPGFDEPWAFETASPPSATMTEATKRSYLTNFSYSYKGKYSITGITRFDASSNFAKGKIWGVAPTVGVGWVMSDERFFRNNVNFIDFFKVRASLGLTGDDRIDARLWQERFKVNKESYYWGGAAVVPGLQPQIIPNPDITWERKRTLNVGFEIGLIRNRLNLGIEFFQSYGYDAFDKGNDKNYPMYAGFTAPVMNYMQRYNWGSEYSISYNQPFRNDWNLKASVNFGFGNSRITQMFINSNNLWINYPDDWQYQLGTDPRVYNTGNFGLIAQGMFKTQDEVDAFLNKNPGYTIYTRIPQPGWLYFKDINGDGVITAADKTLMFKRTDPKIATNAQFSVSHKAFTVNVNIAARFGGKEFYDSKIRKERPTAYTNVSTMWKDQWSPDNPNGRFPRGDDPTLDVQSDFWAVDGTMIRVNDMTISYTLPVSLTRKAGLSGARLVLTGNNLWVLKNPLPYKDPYSSYIYDYPTLRTISLGVNLSL is encoded by the coding sequence ATGAAACCGATCCTGCTTGCCTGGGCCTTTGGCTTCTTCGTAGCTGTGCCCGTCGTTTCCTACTCGCAAGAAAAAAGCGAATCTTCTTCGCAGAGTGCCGCAATCAAAAAGACGATCACAGGTACTATTAAGGATGATAAGGGCGTTCCGCTCGAAAATGCGGTGATAGAAGCCAAAGGAGGTGGTGCTAAAGTGATGAGCCAGCCCGGAGGTTTATTTAAAATTGATGTGCCTGTCAATGCTACAACACTTATCGCTTCACATGTTGGTATGGCTAATCTGGAAATTAAACTGGAAGGAAAAAGTGCTGTTGATATTGTACTGCAACCCTCCAACACCAGCCTGAACGATGTTATCGTGGTGGGCTACAGTCAGGGTACGCGTAAAAGAGACAACCCCTTTGCAACGCCAACAATAAAAGGAAGTGAAATTCAGGATCTTCCCGTACCTAATGTGGCCGCCGCATTAAGAGGGCGTATTGTTGGCCTCGGTGTAAGTGCTACTTCAGGTAAACCAGGATCAGCCATATCACTGAACATCCGTAACTCCGCTGTATCTACAACAGCGGCAGGATACGGCGTTACCACCGAGCCTTTATATGTGATAGATAATATCATCGTAGATAAAGCAGTTTTCGATGCGCTTGATCCTACCATGATTGAAGACCTTACCATCCTTAAAGATGCCGCCGCCGCCATGTATGGAGCATCAGGTTCAAAAGGGGTGGTACTTATAACTACCAAAAGAGGCAAAGCAGGACCTACTAAATTCTCTTATACCGGTTTTGCAGGAGTGAACGACGCAACAAAAATGCCTGAAATGCTTTCTGCATACGAACTGGCATTAGCTGTCAACCAGTCAAATCGCTACGCCTATAAACAGGAAAACGAGGAAAATATCGTATTCTCAGATTCTTCGTTGAACAACTACCTGAAGAACCTCAATTATAAAAGCTGGATTGATGAGATCTGGCAGCCTTCATTAACGCAGCGCCACAGCTTGAATATGTCAGGCGGCTCCGATAGGGTGACCTTTGCAGTGGGTGGAGGTTATCAAAGTCAGAATGGTAACTACGCAAATATCAAAGCAGATAAATACACACTGCGCAGTAACCTGTCTGCTAAACTCGGCAAAGGCTTCAGAACGGAGATCAACTTCAACGTCGATAACAATATCAGGAAAAGTCAGAACCCTAAAAGCCCTAACGACCAGGATTTCCTCGACCAGATCTATACGATGCCACGCTGGGTGCCTTATACCATTAACGGCAATTACGTGAATCCAATGATTGGCAAGGACAAATACGATAACATACACCCCGGAGGTATGGCTTCGTCTGGCTTCTATACCAATGAAAATGGCCGTTCATACGGTATTAACGCAGCCCTTATCTACCAGCCGGAATCAGGTTGGTTGCAGGGGCTTACCGTTAGATTCCAGGCTTCTCAAACCGGCAGCAATGCTACAAACGCAACTTTCACGCCCGGCTACCAGCTCATGCGCTACAATATGTTTAATACCGTATTGTACAAAGAACAGATCAGGGATACGGTAATAGCCAATGCCGACGCAAATTCGAAGCTGGAGCGCTCTCAGTCGCAGAGCAGCGGTTATCGTTTCTTCGTAACAGTGCAATACCAGAAGAGCATCGGCGACCACAAATTCTCGATAATGGGAACTGGCGAACAGGCTGCATCCAAAGGTTCCGGCATGAGCCAGGATTGGCGGAAACAGAATATACCGGGTTTCGATGAGCCATGGGCTTTTGAAACAGCGTCTCCGCCATCGGCAACAATGACCGAAGCAACTAAGCGTTCATACCTTACTAACTTCTCCTATAGCTACAAGGGTAAATATTCTATTACCGGTATTACCCGCTTCGACGCTTCCTCAAATTTTGCAAAAGGAAAGATCTGGGGTGTTGCACCTACTGTGGGTGTCGGTTGGGTGATGAGCGATGAACGCTTCTTTAGAAACAATGTCAACTTTATAGATTTCTTTAAAGTGAGAGCCAGCTTGGGCCTTACAGGCGATGACCGCATCGATGCAAGACTTTGGCAGGAACGTTTTAAGGTGAATAAAGAGTCTTACTATTGGGGAGGGGCAGCAGTAGTGCCAGGCCTGCAGCCACAGATCATCCCAAATCCTGATATTACCTGGGAACGGAAAAGAACACTAAATGTTGGTTTTGAGATCGGCCTCATTAGGAACAGGTTGAACCTGGGCATCGAATTCTTCCAGAGCTATGGCTACGATGCATTCGATAAGGGTAATGATAAGAACTATCCCATGTACGCAGGTTTTACCGCCCCTGTCATGAACTACATGCAACGCTACAACTGGGGCTCTGAATATTCTATCTCCTATAACCAGCCCTTCAGGAACGACTGGAACCTGAAAGCTAGTGTCAACTTCGGATTTGGTAACTCCAGGATCACACAAATGTTTATCAACTCCAACAACCTCTGGATCAATTATCCCGATGATTGGCAATACCAGCTGGGCACCGATCCCCGCGTATACAATACAGGAAACTTTGGCCTCATCGCTCAGGGTATGTTCAAAACCCAGGACGAAGTGGACGCCTTCCTCAATAAAAACCCTGGCTATACTATTTATACCAGGATTCCACAGCCGGGATGGTTGTACTTTAAAGATATTAATGGAGATGGTGTAATTACTGCTGCCGATAAAACCCTGATGTTTAAAAGAACGGATCCCAAAATAGCGACCAATGCGCAGTTCTCCGTATCTCACAAAGCATTTACAGTCAATGTGAACATTGCGGCCCGGTTTGGCGGAAAAGAATTCTATGATTCCAAGATCAGGAAGGAACGCCCGACAGCTTATACCAACGTGTCTACGATGTGGAAAGACCAATGGAGTCCTGATAATCCCAACGGCAGGTTCCCAAGAGGTGACGACCCCACCCTCGATGTACAGTCCGATTTCTGGGCCGTTGATGGAACCATGATCAGGGTGAACGATATGACCATTAGCTATACGCTGCCGGTCTCATTAACTCGGAAAGCCGGCCTGAGCGGAGCACGTTTGGTACTTACAGGCAATAACCTTTGGGTGTTGAAAAATCCATTGCCTTACAAAGACCCTTATTCCAGCTATATCTACGATTACCCCACCTTGAGAACCATCTCCTTAGGGGTAAACCTTAGCTTATAA
- a CDS encoding helix-turn-helix domain-containing protein, producing the protein MPVSPKYYSTAVVDAVFVLKHYIDEHPLSRKTVPDLLLQTTIGQNMIRNAFREIVGCTIIHYQLQKRFETAAALLSEERHTIQQVAVICGYRNRLPNFSIDFKKIHGAAPREWCKTDREKSITSREKIKSL; encoded by the coding sequence ATGCCAGTATCTCCCAAATACTATTCAACTGCGGTTGTCGATGCCGTTTTTGTATTAAAGCATTATATAGACGAACACCCACTTAGCCGCAAAACAGTGCCCGACTTATTGCTGCAAACAACAATAGGACAGAATATGATCCGCAACGCCTTCAGGGAAATCGTTGGTTGCACCATTATTCATTACCAGCTGCAAAAACGTTTTGAAACCGCCGCTGCTTTGTTGTCCGAAGAACGGCATACGATTCAGCAAGTTGCTGTTATATGTGGCTATCGCAACAGGTTGCCCAATTTCAGTATCGACTTTAAAAAAATCCACGGCGCTGCTCCTAGAGAATGGTGTAAAACAGATCGTGAAAAAAGCATAACAAGTCGTGAAAAAATAAAAAGTTTGTAA